Proteins found in one Pontibacter sp. SGAir0037 genomic segment:
- a CDS encoding response regulator: MVEELNELLRILIIDDDEVDRMSIRRSLRKTSISAEIFTAETASCSLELLRKESFDCIFLDFKLPDMDGLELLEQIREMGILAPVLVVTSHGDEQLAAKAIRQGASDYIPKSLLTPEGIYHSIKTAIRLHKVEQDKRQAEEKLRTTQQQFEFVVSNTPINFWRINQDKIISFASGLGLELIGLPAEKVMGLSIYDACARYPHLIEKFERAFKGERVESVTETNGYFFKSQYLPISNEKQEIVSVIGFAFDVTESILHEQELTKAKELAEESVRTKEQFIANISHEIRTPMNGIIGLASVLQKTALAEDQRKYLKAIQTSADTLMHIINDLLDFSKISAQKFTFEYIDFNLPQLFDEVTALMDVRVKEKNNIFNVSLAPTVPPDLVGDPVRLKQIIINLVGNASKFTQSGSISLSASAESETENEVVLKFKVEDTGIGIPQEKLQAIFESFNQGSNDTSRKYGGTGLGLTISKSLVELQGGNIAVWSQPNVGSAFTFTLPFKKKEDQQLVAAPEAEYDEKNLGHLKVLLAEDNEINQLLLNKVLSDWGIRCEIVSNGVQAMECFHQLQYDLILMDMQMPEMDGYEAIRRIRNSGGEGAHTPIIALTAHASAVEIDKCIEAGANTHLSKPFNPAHLYQAILKLTQSEQQPLADSGSTITLQLGILRDMAGSNSSFLEEILTMYVKGTSEAIAQINSHYEQQEWNDLQQCLTELSDSMSVINVQPLLDTIEEASAMVTHKKTEQLDVLIKKMALQGQQVITLLEQELESLAFQS; this comes from the coding sequence ATGGTAGAAGAACTAAACGAACTGCTTCGCATACTTATCATCGATGATGATGAGGTGGATAGAATGTCTATCAGGCGCTCCTTAAGGAAAACTTCTATATCTGCTGAAATTTTTACTGCCGAAACGGCTTCCTGTAGCTTGGAACTCCTGAGAAAAGAGTCCTTCGACTGTATTTTTCTTGACTTTAAACTACCAGACATGGACGGGCTAGAGTTGCTGGAGCAGATACGAGAAATGGGTATACTGGCTCCCGTTCTGGTAGTAACTTCGCATGGTGATGAGCAGTTGGCCGCCAAAGCTATCCGACAAGGAGCATCTGACTATATTCCTAAAAGTTTACTAACCCCGGAGGGCATTTACCATAGTATAAAAACAGCTATCCGGCTTCATAAAGTAGAACAGGACAAACGGCAGGCAGAGGAAAAGCTCCGGACTACGCAGCAGCAGTTTGAGTTTGTGGTGTCCAATACTCCTATTAATTTCTGGCGCATAAATCAGGACAAAATAATAAGCTTTGCCAGTGGCCTTGGTCTTGAGCTGATTGGCTTGCCAGCAGAAAAAGTAATGGGCTTATCTATTTACGACGCCTGTGCCAGGTACCCGCACCTGATTGAAAAGTTCGAGAGAGCTTTTAAAGGTGAACGGGTTGAATCTGTGACAGAAACGAACGGATACTTTTTCAAATCGCAGTACCTGCCCATTTCAAATGAAAAGCAGGAGATTGTGAGTGTTATAGGATTTGCCTTTGATGTAACCGAAAGCATTCTGCACGAACAGGAGTTAACCAAAGCCAAAGAACTGGCAGAGGAGTCTGTACGCACCAAAGAGCAGTTCATAGCTAACATCAGCCATGAGATCCGTACTCCTATGAACGGAATAATTGGTCTGGCATCAGTACTTCAGAAAACAGCCCTGGCAGAAGATCAGCGAAAATATCTGAAAGCCATTCAGACTTCAGCAGATACGTTGATGCATATTATCAACGACCTACTTGACTTCTCCAAGATTTCGGCTCAGAAATTCACTTTCGAATACATAGATTTTAATTTACCCCAGTTGTTCGATGAAGTAACTGCTTTAATGGATGTGCGGGTAAAAGAGAAGAACAACATTTTTAATGTTTCACTTGCGCCCACGGTTCCCCCAGACCTGGTGGGAGATCCGGTGCGTTTAAAGCAGATCATCATTAACTTGGTAGGGAACGCTTCTAAGTTTACGCAATCCGGCAGTATCAGCCTTTCTGCATCTGCCGAATCAGAAACTGAAAACGAAGTTGTTTTAAAATTTAAAGTGGAAGATACCGGCATCGGTATTCCACAGGAAAAGCTACAGGCTATTTTTGAAAGCTTTAACCAGGGCAGTAACGATACTTCCCGCAAATACGGCGGCACAGGGCTAGGGCTTACAATCTCTAAAAGCCTGGTAGAACTACAGGGCGGTAATATTGCCGTTTGGAGCCAGCCGAATGTAGGCAGTGCCTTTACCTTTACCCTGCCCTTCAAGAAAAAAGAAGACCAACAGCTTGTTGCCGCTCCGGAAGCCGAATATGATGAAAAGAATTTAGGACATCTGAAGGTTCTTCTGGCAGAAGATAATGAAATCAATCAGCTCTTGCTCAATAAGGTTCTGTCGGATTGGGGGATCAGGTGTGAAATAGTGTCGAACGGGGTGCAGGCAATGGAATGCTTTCACCAATTGCAGTACGACCTGATCCTGATGGACATGCAGATGCCTGAAATGGATGGTTACGAAGCAATACGCCGGATTCGTAATTCTGGTGGAGAAGGGGCGCATACACCTATCATTGCCCTTACTGCCCATGCCAGTGCGGTAGAGATAGATAAATGCATCGAGGCGGGAGCAAATACACACCTCTCCAAGCCTTTTAACCCCGCCCATTTATACCAGGCCATACTTAAACTTACCCAAAGCGAGCAGCAGCCCCTAGCTGACAGCGGCAGTACAATTACATTACAACTTGGTATTCTAAGAGACATGGCGGGCTCCAACTCATCTTTCCTGGAAGAGATTCTGACGATGTATGTAAAAGGCACTTCAGAAGCGATTGCACAGATCAACAGCCACTACGAGCAACAGGAGTGGAATGACCTGCAGCAATGTTTAACAGAATTAAGTGACAGCATGTCTGTAATTAATGTGCAACCACTTTTAGATACCATCGAAGAGGCTTCTGCTATGGTGACCCATAAAAAGACAGAGCAACTGGATGTGCTCATAAAGAAAATGGCCCTGCAGGGGCAGCAGGTTATCACCCTGCTGGAACAGGAGTTAGAAAGTCTGGCTTTTCAATCATAA
- the ffh gene encoding signal recognition particle protein, which translates to MFDNLSNKLDRAFKTLKGQGSITEINVAQTIKEVRRALVDADVNYKVAKTVTDKIKDEAMGRDVLISVSPGQLMVKIVHEELTELMGGEKKDINLKGDPAIILIAGLQGSGKTTFTGKLANLIKKQGRNVLVAACDVYRPAAINQLKVLAEQVGVEAYTEMENKNPVQIALNAIEHARKTNKKVVIIDTAGRLAVDEAMMKEIAEIKAAVKPTETLFVVDSMTGQDAVNTAKTFNDRINFDGVVLTKLDGDSRGGAALSIRAVVEKPIKFISTGEKMEALDLFYPDRMAQRILGMGDVISLVERAQQAFDEEEAKRINKKIRKNQFNFDDFLTQLEQIKKMGDIKDLVGMIPGVGKALKDVEIDENAFKPIEAIIKSMTPQERENPDMINGSRRARIAKGSGTDVQQVNNLMKQFNDMRKMMRSMNKMAGKRGGLGNLAKMMGK; encoded by the coding sequence ATGTTTGATAATTTAAGTAACAAGTTAGATCGTGCCTTTAAAACACTGAAAGGGCAGGGGAGCATTACCGAAATTAACGTTGCGCAAACTATAAAAGAGGTACGTCGTGCCTTGGTAGACGCGGACGTAAACTATAAAGTAGCCAAAACAGTAACCGACAAGATTAAAGACGAAGCCATGGGGCGGGATGTGCTTATCTCGGTTTCTCCGGGGCAGCTGATGGTGAAGATTGTGCATGAGGAGCTGACCGAACTGATGGGTGGTGAAAAGAAAGACATCAACCTGAAAGGCGACCCTGCTATTATTCTGATTGCTGGTCTGCAAGGTTCTGGTAAAACAACTTTTACAGGTAAGCTGGCAAACCTGATCAAAAAACAAGGCCGTAATGTGTTGGTGGCTGCCTGCGACGTATACCGTCCGGCTGCGATCAATCAGCTGAAGGTGCTGGCAGAGCAGGTAGGCGTAGAAGCCTATACTGAGATGGAGAACAAGAATCCGGTTCAGATTGCTCTTAATGCTATTGAGCATGCCAGGAAAACCAATAAGAAAGTAGTGATCATCGATACCGCCGGTCGTTTGGCCGTGGACGAGGCGATGATGAAAGAAATTGCCGAAATAAAGGCTGCTGTGAAGCCAACGGAAACGCTGTTCGTGGTTGACTCCATGACAGGGCAGGATGCGGTGAATACAGCCAAAACCTTTAATGACCGCATCAACTTTGATGGCGTTGTTTTAACGAAACTGGATGGCGACTCACGTGGTGGAGCTGCTCTTTCTATTCGTGCCGTTGTGGAAAAGCCAATCAAGTTTATCTCTACAGGTGAGAAAATGGAAGCGCTTGACCTGTTCTACCCGGATCGTATGGCACAGCGTATCCTGGGTATGGGTGACGTAATTTCCCTGGTTGAGCGTGCGCAGCAGGCCTTCGACGAAGAAGAGGCGAAGCGTATTAATAAGAAAATCCGCAAAAACCAATTCAACTTCGACGACTTCCTTACACAGCTGGAGCAAATCAAAAAGATGGGTGACATCAAAGACCTGGTAGGTATGATTCCGGGTGTTGGTAAAGCCCTGAAGGATGTAGAAATTGACGAAAATGCTTTTAAGCCTATTGAGGCCATTATCAAGTCGATGACGCCACAGGAACGTGAGAACCCGGATATGATAAATGGTAGCCGTCGTGCCCGTATTGCCAAAGGTAGCGGAACAGATGTGCAGCAGGTTAACAACCTGATGAAGCAGTTCAACGACATGCGTAAAATGATGCGCTCTATGAACAAAATGGCTGGCAAGCGCGGTGGCTTAGGCAACCTGGCAAAAATGATGGGGAAATAA